Proteins from a single region of Chanodichthys erythropterus isolate Z2021 chromosome 13, ASM2448905v1, whole genome shotgun sequence:
- the fbp1a gene encoding fructose-1,6-bisphosphatase 1a has protein sequence MSDRGSFDTNVVTLTRFLLEEGRKAKGTGELTTLLNAMCTAVKAISSAVRKAGIAHLYGIAGSTNVTGDQVKKLDILSNDLVINMIKSSFTSCVLVTEEHDSAIIVEPDRRGKYVVCFDPLDGSSNIDCLASIGTIFAIYRKCTDSEPSEKDSLQPGRNIVAAGYALYGSATMIVLSTGQGVNCFMLDPAIGEFILVDRDVKIKKKGKIYSLNEGYALYFDPAVIEYLQKKKFPEDGSAPYGARYVGSMVADVHRTLVYGGIFLYPANVKSPKGKLRLLYECNPMAFIMEQAGGMATTGTTNILDIQPENIHQRVPVVMGSPDDVQEYISIFQKHHK, from the exons ATGTCAGACCGGGGATCTTTCGACACTAATGTTGTGACTTTGACGAGATTTCTGCTTGAAGAGGGCAGAAAAGCTAAAGGCACAGGCGAGCTGACAACGCTTCTGAACGCGATGTGCACGGCTGTGAAAGCCATCTCGAGCGCTGTCAGGAAAGCAGGTATCGCCCACCT GTATGGCATTGCTGGAAGCACCAATGTGACAGGTGACCAGGTTAAGAAGCTGGACATCCTTTCCAATGACCTCGTCATAAACATGATCAAATCCTCATTCACCTCATGTGTACTGGTCACTGAGGAACATGACAGTGCAATCATTGTGGAGCCAGATAGACGG GGTAAATACGTGGTTTGCTTTGACCCTCTTGATGGTTCATCCAACATTGACTGCCTTGCTTCAATTGGGACCATCTTTGCCATCTACAGAAAG TGCACAGACAGCGAGCCGTCTGAGAAAGATTCCCTGCAGCCTGGTAGAAACATAGTGGCTGCTGGATATGCACTATACGGCAGTGCCACCATGATTGTCCTCTCCACTGGTCAGGGAGTGAACTGCTTCATGTTAGATCCA GCTATTGGGGAGTTCATTCTGGTGGACAGAGATGTGAAGATTAAGAAGAAGGGGAAGATCTACAGTCTGAATGAAGGTTATGCCCTTTATTTCGATCCTGCCGTCATAGAGTACCTGCAGAAGAAAAAGTTCCCAGAG GATGGCAGTGCCCCATATGGAGCCCGTTATGTAGGCTCAATGGTGGCAGATGTGCATCGGACGCTTGTTTATGGAGGAATCTTCCTTTACCCTGCAAATGTGAAGAGCCCCAAAGGAAAG CTCAGACTGCTCTACGAGTGCAACCCCATGGCCTTCATCATGGAGCAGGCCGGAGGAATGGCCACCACAGGGACCACCAACATCCTGGACATCCAGCCAGAGAACATCCATCAGCGGGTTCCTGTGGTGATGGGCTCCCCTGATGATGTCCAAGAGTACATCTCCATCTTTCAGAAACACCATAAATGA